From one Gemmatimonadota bacterium genomic stretch:
- a CDS encoding histidine kinase produces MTTGTQGMEDVGSPESAPESVMDRRVVPVGAVVLTTFFAVLYALRGSIAALDRGEDPRWAQQVGWSLVVWWTCLPFMPPLAALVRRFPVGRPHPWRNAGVLLLGTFVAAWLRHVVMTPVVVAITGVPDVATSAAARTLTYFTVFLVMVALLHAAHYYKAERARAVREAELARGLAEARLAALRTQLQPHFVFNVLNAVTALLHVDPMAADRMLTRFAALLRVILHEETEEHALEREVELLARYVELMQLRFGDRILVEWAVADAALGARVPFLVLQPLVENAYEHGLGGRETGGRVRIEAARAGERLHLVVEDDGAGLDGEAGSIIGPGNAGTGRGIGLRNTRDRLAQLYGERASLVLERPPGGGTRALVTLPFINGSHRNGGPRP; encoded by the coding sequence GTGACGACAGGCACCCAGGGAATGGAGGACGTCGGCTCTCCGGAGTCCGCCCCGGAGTCCGTCATGGACCGGCGCGTCGTGCCGGTTGGGGCGGTCGTGCTGACGACGTTCTTCGCCGTCCTCTACGCGTTGCGCGGCAGCATCGCGGCCCTCGACCGTGGCGAGGACCCGCGCTGGGCGCAGCAGGTTGGCTGGTCTCTCGTCGTGTGGTGGACCTGCTTGCCTTTCATGCCGCCGCTCGCGGCCTTGGTCCGCCGCTTCCCCGTCGGACGCCCGCATCCGTGGCGTAACGCGGGCGTCCTGCTGCTCGGCACCTTCGTGGCGGCCTGGCTCCGGCACGTCGTGATGACCCCCGTCGTGGTCGCGATCACCGGCGTCCCCGACGTCGCGACGAGCGCTGCCGCGCGGACCCTCACCTACTTCACCGTCTTCCTCGTGATGGTCGCGCTCCTCCACGCGGCCCACTACTACAAGGCGGAACGCGCCCGCGCCGTGCGCGAGGCCGAGCTTGCCCGCGGACTCGCCGAGGCGCGGCTCGCCGCGCTGCGGACACAGCTGCAGCCGCACTTCGTCTTCAACGTGCTCAACGCGGTCACGGCCCTCCTGCACGTCGATCCGATGGCGGCCGACCGCATGCTCACCCGCTTCGCCGCGCTCCTGCGCGTGATCCTGCACGAGGAGACGGAGGAGCACGCGCTCGAGCGCGAGGTCGAGCTGCTGGCGCGCTACGTTGAGCTGATGCAACTGCGTTTTGGTGACCGCATTCTCGTGGAATGGGCCGTGGCCGACGCCGCGCTCGGCGCGCGCGTGCCGTTCCTGGTGCTGCAGCCGCTGGTCGAGAATGCCTACGAACACGGGCTTGGTGGAAGGGAAACGGGAGGACGCGTGCGGATCGAAGCGGCGCGCGCGGGCGAGCGGCTCCACCTCGTTGTCGAGGACGATGGGGCGGGGCTCGACGGGGAGGCAGGGTCGATCATCGGTCCGGGGAATGCGGGAACGGGCCGTGGCATCGGCCTGCGCAACACACGCGATCGCCTCGCACAGCTCTACGGCGAGCGCGCCTCGCTCGTACTGGAGCGACCGCCCGGTGGCGGCACGCGCGCGCTGGTGACGCTACCGTTCATCAATGGCTCGCACCGGAACGGGGGACCACGACCATGA
- a CDS encoding response regulator transcription factor has translation MLVADDEPLARARLRALLARHPEFELTAECGSGAAVLAALRDGPADVLLLDIRMPGLDGIATVEALAQEAPWSVDRPPCVVFVTASEEHAIRAFDLDAVDYLVKPVDIDRFDRAMRRLLETLGSPSRAPDAGAIASADAALRAALQALRGDVPAPTSDPAGGSATHARGGPGLEGGYARRFVIRDPQGMYFVAVAEVDRIEAEGNYAAVVAGGRRHLVRESLHVLASRLDPAEFVRVHRSHVVRIDRIRRLEPCGHGEYELTLADGTRVTSSRSYREEVRRLLG, from the coding sequence GTGCTGGTGGCTGATGACGAGCCCCTCGCGCGGGCCCGCCTGCGCGCGTTGCTCGCGCGACACCCCGAGTTCGAGCTAACTGCAGAATGCGGCAGCGGTGCGGCCGTGCTCGCCGCGCTCCGCGATGGACCCGCCGACGTGTTGCTCCTCGACATCCGCATGCCCGGCCTCGATGGCATCGCGACCGTCGAGGCCCTCGCCCAGGAGGCGCCCTGGTCGGTGGACCGCCCACCGTGCGTCGTGTTCGTCACCGCGAGCGAGGAGCACGCGATCCGGGCGTTCGATCTCGATGCGGTGGACTACCTCGTCAAGCCGGTCGACATCGACCGGTTCGACCGGGCGATGCGGCGGCTGCTCGAGACGCTCGGCTCACCGTCCCGAGCCCCCGATGCCGGCGCCATCGCGTCGGCCGATGCGGCGCTCCGGGCCGCGCTGCAGGCCCTCCGTGGCGACGTCCCCGCGCCGACCAGCGATCCCGCGGGTGGCTCCGCCACCCATGCGCGCGGTGGGCCCGGCTTGGAAGGCGGGTATGCGCGGCGATTCGTGATCCGCGACCCCCAAGGGATGTACTTCGTGGCCGTCGCGGAGGTTGATCGTATCGAGGCGGAGGGCAACTACGCGGCGGTCGTCGCCGGGGGGCGACGCCACCTCGTGCGTGAATCGCTGCATGTCCTCGCATCGCGTCTCGACCCGGCGGAATTCGTCCGGGTGCATCGGTCGCATGTGGTGCGGATCGACCGGATTCGCCGGCTGGAACCCTGTGGCCACGGCGAGTACGAGCTGACGCTCGCAGACGGCACCCGGGTCACGTCGAGCCGGAGCTATCGGGAGGAGGTGCGGCGGTTGCTTGGCTGA
- a CDS encoding type II toxin-antitoxin system RelE/ParE family toxin → MTLTFHPAARDEFVAAAAYYEAAMPGLGSRFQNAVRRTTDLALVHPDVGSPRAAARRLPVSGFPYDVVYWVRGEVIEVLAVLHHHRRPGYWRSRLRG, encoded by the coding sequence GTGACACTCACGTTTCACCCTGCGGCGCGTGACGAGTTCGTCGCGGCGGCCGCCTACTACGAGGCGGCCATGCCCGGACTCGGCAGCCGCTTTCAGAACGCCGTGCGTCGCACGACCGACCTCGCGCTCGTTCATCCAGACGTGGGAAGTCCACGGGCCGCTGCGCGACGCTTGCCTGTGTCCGGATTCCCGTACGATGTGGTCTATTGGGTCCGCGGCGAGGTGATCGAGGTGTTGGCGGTGCTCCACCATCATCGACGCCCCGGCTACTGGCGCTCGCGGCTCCGTGGCTAG
- a CDS encoding addiction module protein: MLALPTGDRVRLAQLLLASLEDVEPGAEAAWDVELAQRADDLATGRVAGVPAADVFAEVERRLRG, encoded by the coding sequence TTGCTGGCTCTCCCGACCGGCGACCGCGTGCGTCTGGCCCAGCTCCTGCTCGCGAGTCTCGAGGACGTGGAACCAGGCGCCGAGGCGGCGTGGGATGTCGAGCTCGCACAGCGGGCGGACGACCTCGCGACCGGCCGCGTCGCGGGCGTGCCGGCCGCTGACGTGTTTGCCGAAGTCGAGCGGCGACTTCGCGGGTGA
- a CDS encoding alpha/beta hydrolase: protein MHLPLHWLRVTASTALLAACSVKTAPVADLTPAQALATYAVTRDVAYGTDPEQTMDVYVPREASRPRRPKYTVVFLHGGGYYISDKTKEERYIRPYLQRGVTVVNLNYRLKRGIPVATEDLTLALNFLAKQQASYPMNLKRVVLSGFSAGGHISSLVAVTANDPTYAHPLAPGIGIAGVVNFSGPVGGLDVVEKVFMDHSVPIMKEIGMALFTETEGYAPKEVTRKYEPLTYLDPKDPPFFIWQGRQDDQVPPVTFAPFVEVLQRDTRKNVVLFVPEGRHSPSESEFDAAYTRIFEFLDRH from the coding sequence ATGCATCTTCCGCTGCATTGGCTCCGTGTCACCGCGTCGACGGCCCTCCTCGCCGCGTGTTCGGTGAAGACCGCGCCCGTGGCCGACCTCACGCCGGCGCAGGCACTGGCGACGTACGCCGTCACCAGGGACGTGGCGTACGGGACTGACCCGGAGCAAACCATGGACGTGTATGTGCCCCGAGAGGCCAGCCGCCCACGTCGCCCCAAATACACCGTGGTCTTCCTGCACGGCGGGGGCTACTACATCAGCGACAAGACCAAGGAGGAGCGCTACATCCGGCCGTACCTGCAACGAGGGGTCACCGTCGTCAACCTCAACTACCGGCTCAAGCGGGGAATTCCCGTCGCGACGGAAGACTTGACGCTTGCCCTGAACTTCCTGGCGAAGCAGCAGGCTTCCTATCCCATGAACCTGAAGCGGGTCGTGCTCTCGGGCTTCTCTGCCGGGGGCCACATCTCCAGCCTGGTGGCCGTGACGGCAAACGACCCCACGTACGCACATCCGTTGGCTCCGGGAATCGGCATTGCCGGCGTGGTCAACTTCTCAGGCCCGGTGGGCGGACTCGACGTGGTGGAGAAGGTGTTCATGGACCACTCGGTGCCGATCATGAAGGAAATCGGGATGGCCCTCTTCACCGAGACCGAGGGGTACGCGCCCAAGGAAGTGACCCGCAAGTACGAGCCCCTCACCTACCTGGACCCGAAGGACCCGCCGTTCTTCATCTGGCAGGGGAGGCAGGATGACCAGGTGCCGCCCGTCACGTTCGCCCCGTTCGTGGAGGTGCTCCAGCGAGACACGCGAAAGAACGTCGTGCTGTTCGTACCGGAGGGGCGCCACAGCCCCTCGGAGAGCGAGTTCGACGCGGCGTACACGCGGATCTTCGAGTTTCTCGATAGGCACTAG
- a CDS encoding transposase yields the protein MGDITYLVAAGEWRYLAVVMDRYSRRILAWTLRRRRDASVTRAVLQTAVRHRRPSAGLIFHSDRGTEYLAAPFRDTLVALGIQQSACVSGPGDNAHMESFFHSFKAEVVRGATFATEATLRARSGTSSATTITRACIRRLAFGRRLTTKPAWRNSLASVNETGAGSRPSYCALASLALFRSAAADASR from the coding sequence GTGGGCGACATCACCTATCTGGTCGCCGCCGGCGAGTGGCGCTATCTCGCCGTCGTGATGGATCGCTACTCGCGCCGTATCCTGGCGTGGACGCTTCGGCGGCGGCGCGATGCCAGCGTCACCCGGGCCGTGCTGCAGACCGCGGTGCGCCATCGGCGACCGTCCGCGGGCTTGATCTTCCACAGCGACCGCGGCACGGAGTATCTCGCGGCGCCCTTTCGGGACACCTTGGTCGCCCTGGGCATCCAGCAGAGTGCGTGCGTCAGCGGGCCGGGCGACAACGCCCATATGGAATCGTTCTTTCACTCGTTCAAGGCGGAAGTGGTACGCGGGGCCACTTTCGCCACCGAGGCAACGCTCCGCGCACGCTCCGGCACTTCTTCCGCTACTACAATCACACGCGCCTGCATTCGGCGCTTGGCTTTCGGTCGCCGGTTGACTACGAAGCCGGCGTGGCGTAACTCCCTAGCAAGTGTCAACGAAACTGGAGCAGGATCCCGGCCGAGCTATTGTGCGCTCGCTTCGCTCGCTCTATTTCGTTCGGCCGCAGCTGATGCTTCACGTTGA
- a CDS encoding IS3 family transposase: MTRLCRRFRVTPAGFYAWCRRPRSAHAQQDRRLLTAITRLFIRHQGRYGSPRIHHLLRGEAWVVSRRRVARLMRTAGLRAKAVRGYRRKVGTHRFYDQRPNRVRATRVQR, encoded by the coding sequence GTGACGCGCCTGTGTCGGCGCTTTCGGGTGACCCCGGCGGGGTTCTACGCCTGGTGTCGTCGCCCGCGCAGCGCGCATGCGCAACAGGACCGGCGACTCCTCACGGCGATCACGCGACTCTTCATACGACACCAGGGACGATACGGCAGCCCGCGCATCCACCACCTGCTGCGGGGCGAGGCGTGGGTCGTGAGCCGGCGTCGCGTGGCGCGCCTGATGCGCACGGCGGGACTGCGGGCGAAAGCCGTACGAGGCTACCGCCGGAAGGTCGGCACCCACCGCTTCTACGACCAGCGCCCGAATCGCGTGCGCGCGACGCGGGTGCAGCGCTAA
- a CDS encoding transposase, with amino-acid sequence MYDDRFAREYGPWRSVVAQVAEKFLACGILDHGFARIRCTACAHEYLLAFSCKCRYFCPSCHAKRLAIWTQWLDTTLLAPVPHRQVVLTIPKRLRAYCLYRRRLLGEIARVAARTVTAAIRTLTGERDLAVGIVACLQTHGSRANWHPHLHLLVTDGGFRPDGTFVSWPAHDAARLTEAFRRAVLRLFVRLALFDEEQAAGMLTWPHSGFHVHTAVWVPEDDRAFATRLARYCARNPVALERLTYDRAAHAVTYRSDKSEGPTAGTETVDPLEFLARVLVHIPDKGQVTTRYYGWYANRPQGMRLKATPGAAGPPAIVPRAPPGADRGGPPMGAAPAADLRGRPTRVSHLPRRDARRGVHYAVVGHRPDPHPPPHPRRARAPPRRPEPAIDAGPCEPEPRARPRPVADAPPPG; translated from the coding sequence GTGTACGACGACCGCTTTGCGCGCGAGTACGGCCCGTGGCGCTCCGTGGTCGCGCAGGTCGCCGAGAAGTTCCTCGCGTGTGGCATCCTCGACCACGGGTTCGCGCGCATCCGCTGCACTGCGTGCGCGCACGAGTACCTGCTCGCGTTCTCGTGTAAGTGCCGCTACTTCTGTCCGAGCTGCCACGCGAAGCGGCTCGCCATCTGGACGCAGTGGCTGGACACCACGCTCCTCGCGCCCGTGCCGCACCGGCAGGTCGTGCTCACCATCCCGAAGCGGCTGCGCGCCTACTGTCTCTACCGCCGCCGCCTGCTCGGCGAGATCGCCCGCGTCGCCGCCCGCACCGTCACCGCCGCCATTCGCACGCTGACCGGCGAGCGCGACCTCGCGGTCGGCATCGTCGCGTGCCTGCAGACGCACGGCTCCCGGGCCAACTGGCATCCGCACCTGCACCTGCTCGTCACCGACGGCGGCTTCCGGCCGGACGGGACCTTTGTCTCGTGGCCCGCCCACGATGCCGCGCGACTGACGGAGGCGTTCCGCCGCGCCGTCCTCCGGCTCTTCGTCCGCCTCGCGCTGTTCGATGAGGAGCAGGCCGCCGGGATGCTCACCTGGCCGCACTCGGGGTTCCACGTCCATACGGCCGTCTGGGTCCCCGAGGACGATCGCGCGTTCGCGACCCGCCTCGCGCGTTACTGCGCGCGGAATCCCGTGGCGCTGGAGCGGCTCACCTACGACCGCGCCGCCCACGCGGTGACGTATCGCTCCGACAAGTCCGAGGGCCCGACGGCGGGCACCGAGACCGTGGACCCGCTGGAGTTCCTGGCCCGGGTGCTGGTGCACATCCCCGACAAGGGCCAGGTCACCACGCGGTACTATGGCTGGTATGCCAACCGTCCCCAGGGCATGCGGCTGAAGGCGACGCCCGGCGCCGCCGGGCCGCCCGCGATCGTGCCCCGCGCCCCGCCTGGCGCCGACCGAGGTGGCCCGCCGATGGGCGCCGCTCCTGCAGCAGATCTTCGAGGTCGACCCACTCGCGTGTCCCACCTGCCGCGGCGCGATGCGCGTCGTGGCGTTCATTACGCAGTCGTCGGTCATCGACCAGATCCTCACCCACCTCCGCACCCGCGCCGTGCCCGCGCCCCACCCCGGCGCCCGGAGCCCGCCATCGACGCGGGCCCCTGCGAGCCGGAGCCCCGCGCGCGCCCGCGCCCGGTCGCCGACGCCCCGCCGCCCGGCTGA
- a CDS encoding carbohydrate binding family 9 domain-containing protein codes for MAHSRVPAVVGHTPWLVRVLATLTVSALALLPADARAQGATPAPVRLDAARADSFARAARARPLPEARALKITTPPQIDGRLDEPMWQQAVPITDFLQRELNEGVPATERTDVRLATDGQSLYIAARMYDREPSQIVPGEKIRDVTLSNSDHIALIFDTYHDRQNGFVFATTPAGVEYDGQVIREGEGGGAAVPGQNRALAGGLGGFNVNWDASWTVGIAG; via the coding sequence ATGGCGCATTCGCGCGTCCCAGCAGTCGTCGGTCACACTCCGTGGCTGGTCCGCGTTCTGGCAACGCTGACAGTCAGCGCTCTGGCCCTGCTCCCGGCGGATGCCCGGGCTCAGGGGGCGACGCCGGCCCCCGTCCGCCTTGACGCTGCCCGCGCCGACTCCTTCGCCCGCGCCGCCCGCGCCCGCCCGCTCCCGGAAGCTCGCGCGCTGAAGATCACCACGCCGCCACAGATCGATGGCCGGCTGGACGAACCGATGTGGCAGCAGGCAGTGCCGATCACCGACTTCCTGCAGCGTGAGCTCAATGAAGGCGTGCCGGCCACGGAACGCACTGACGTGCGGCTCGCGACTGATGGACAGTCGCTCTACATCGCCGCGCGGATGTACGATCGCGAGCCGAGCCAGATCGTGCCCGGCGAGAAGATCCGCGATGTCACGCTTTCCAACAGCGACCACATCGCGCTGATCTTCGACACCTATCACGACCGCCAGAATGGCTTCGTCTTCGCCACCACGCCGGCGGGAGTGGAGTACGATGGACAGGTGATCCGGGAAGGCGAAGGCGGCGGCGCCGCCGTGCCGGGGCAGAACCGTGCGCTCGCCGGTGGCCTGGGCGGCTTCAACGTCAACTGGGACGCAAGTTGGACGGTCGGGATAGCGGGATAG
- a CDS encoding GNAT family N-acetyltransferase, whose protein sequence is MAGVWEVADATLTIPHPYPAGGAADWIATHRDAWAHRENLTLAICASTTPDTLLGAISLKISEAHRHGEVGYWIGVDSSGHGCHGGRARSHRRGFTDIRLHRAFGRHFSQSGVGRVLQKLGMQHEGVQRDACFRWGKFESVVMYGVLAAEWDAGPDTHAGQSKPPTQPGTCM, encoded by the coding sequence CTGGCCGGCGTCTGGGAAGTTGCCGATGCCACGCTCACCATTCCGCACCCGTATCCCGCGGGCGGCGCGGCGGACTGGATTGCGACGCACCGCGACGCATGGGCTCACCGCGAGAACCTGACGCTCGCAATCTGCGCCAGCACCACGCCGGACACGCTGCTCGGCGCCATCAGTCTGAAGATTTCCGAGGCGCACCGGCACGGTGAAGTCGGCTATTGGATCGGCGTCGACTCCTCGGGGCATGGGTGCCACGGAGGCCGCGCGCGCAGTCATCGCCGCGGCTTCACCGACATCCGGCTGCACCGGGCATTCGGGCGGCACTTCTCGCAATCCGGCGTCGGACGCGTGCTCCAGAAGCTCGGCATGCAACATGAGGGCGTACAGCGCGATGCCTGTTTTCGGTGGGGGAAGTTCGAGTCGGTCGTCATGTATGGCGTTCTCGCAGCGGAGTGGGATGCGGGCCCCGACACGCACGCGGGTCAATCGAAGCCGCCGACGCAGCCGGGGACCTGTATGTGA
- a CDS encoding 3-keto-5-aminohexanoate cleavage protein, with amino-acid sequence MPSATHAAFRYTDTLAYLDRVRQGLPPVIICCAVNGGVQGKEVNPAIPESAEEIADAVNAAYRAGAAMVHVHARDPDDPPEPARTAHDWQQLVRLIRDRCPEVIINVTTGGSVGMTDTERLASLESGAEMASLNLTPDMSLVRTRERRAPLRSPRAATEIDDCWPVTFGMVETFAREMQSRGIKPELETYHSGGVAVVRHLIDRGLIAAPYWIQTVMGYQAASPPTVQAVLDLLRDFPDDTLWLCSGIGPHQLPLTTLALLMGGHVRVGLEDNIYYRRGELADSNAQLVARTARQAKELNRAVATPAEARAMLGLPASAAYETSVHPSATNPGFTQ; translated from the coding sequence ATGCCCTCGGCAACGCACGCCGCCTTTCGCTACACCGACACGCTCGCCTATCTCGATCGCGTGCGTCAGGGCCTGCCGCCGGTGATCATCTGCTGTGCGGTGAACGGTGGTGTGCAAGGCAAGGAAGTGAATCCCGCCATCCCGGAATCGGCTGAGGAAATCGCCGACGCCGTGAATGCGGCGTACCGCGCCGGCGCCGCCATGGTTCACGTGCACGCGCGTGATCCCGACGATCCACCGGAGCCGGCCCGGACTGCGCACGACTGGCAACAGCTGGTGCGCCTGATTCGTGATCGCTGTCCCGAAGTGATCATCAATGTCACCACGGGTGGCAGCGTGGGCATGACGGACACCGAGCGACTCGCCAGCCTCGAAAGCGGTGCCGAGATGGCGTCGCTCAACCTCACGCCCGACATGAGCCTCGTGCGCACCCGTGAGCGACGTGCACCACTGCGCTCGCCACGCGCGGCCACCGAGATCGACGACTGCTGGCCGGTCACGTTCGGGATGGTGGAGACGTTCGCGCGCGAGATGCAATCGCGCGGCATCAAACCGGAACTGGAGACGTATCACTCGGGGGGCGTCGCCGTCGTCCGGCACCTGATCGACAGAGGCCTGATTGCGGCACCCTACTGGATACAGACCGTCATGGGCTATCAGGCCGCCAGTCCGCCCACGGTGCAAGCGGTGCTCGACCTGCTGCGCGACTTCCCCGATGACACCCTCTGGCTCTGTTCCGGCATCGGACCGCATCAATTGCCCCTGACCACGCTCGCGCTGCTCATGGGCGGCCATGTGCGCGTCGGACTCGAGGACAACATCTACTACCGCCGCGGCGAACTGGCTGACAGCAATGCGCAGCTCGTGGCGCGCACGGCACGTCAGGCGAAGGAACTCAATCGGGCAGTCGCAACACCTGCCGAAGCACGCGCGATGCTTGGGCTTCCGGCCTCCGCCGCGTACGAGACATCTGTGCACCCATCCGCCACCAACCCGGGATTCACCCAATGA